The Magnetospirillum sp. XM-1 genomic interval ATGATGCCGAAATCCATGGCGATGAGCTGGCCGCCCTCGCCGATGAACAGGTTGCCCGGATGCATGTCGGCGTGGAAGAAGCCGTCGCGGAACACCTGCTTGAACATGGCCTCGGCGGCCTTGGCCAGCACGTCGACGGGATCGATGCCCGCCGCCCTGAGGCGCTCGGTCTCGTCCACCGGAATGCCCGAGACGCGTTCCAGCGTCAAAAGCCGCTTGCCGGTGCGCAGCCAATCCACTTCCGGCACCTTGAAATTGTCGTCGCCGCGGAAGTTCTCGGCCAGTTCGGAGGCGGCGGCCGCCTCGAAGCGCAGGTCCATCTCCAGGGTGACGGATTCCTCGAAGGTCTTGACCGTCTCGACGGGCTTCAGGCGGCGGATGCGCGGCAGGGCCAGCTCGGCCCACTCGGCCAGCCAGTACAGCAGGTCGATGTCGCGGTGGAACTTGGCCTCGACGCCGGGGCGCAGCACCTTGACCGCCACCTCGCGGCCCTGGCGGGTGGTGGCGAAATGCACCTGGGCGATGGAGGCCGCCGCCACCGGCACGTCGTCGAAGGCGGAATAGAAGTTGGACAGCGGCCCGCCCAGTTCCTCCTCGACGATGCGCCGCGCTTCCTCGGGCGAAAAGGGCGGCAACTCGTCCTGCAGGCCCGACAGATCGGCCGCCATCTCCTCGCCCAGCAGATCGGCGCGGGTGGACAGGGCCTGGCCCAGCTTGATGAAGGACGGCCCCAGCTCGGCCAAGGCGGCGGCCAGACGCTGGCCCGGACGGCCCGTGCTGGCCGGCGACCGCCCGCCGCGCAGCAGCTTCGAGCCGAAGCGCGCCATGGGCAGATAGTCTTCCAGCAGGAACAGGGCG includes:
- the ubiB gene encoding 2-polyprenylphenol 6-hydroxylase, whose translation is MIRSFRNLNRLLTIGRVLARHDALFLLEDYLPMARFGSKLLRGGRSPASTGRPGQRLAAALAELGPSFIKLGQALSTRADLLGEEMAADLSGLQDELPPFSPEEARRIVEEELGGPLSNFYSAFDDVPVAAASIAQVHFATTRQGREVAVKVLRPGVEAKFHRDIDLLYWLAEWAELALPRIRRLKPVETVKTFEESVTLEMDLRFEAAAASELAENFRGDDNFKVPEVDWLRTGKRLLTLERVSGIPVDETERLRAAGIDPVDVLAKAAEAMFKQVFRDGFFHADMHPGNLFIGEGGQLIAMDFGIMGRVDKRTRRFLGEMLLGFLSGDYRKVAEVHFAAGYVPADQSMDTFTQACRSIAEPILGRPLHEISIAKLLGQLFQVTETFAMETQPQLLLLQKSMLVAEGVGRILDPNINMWHLAQPLIEGWMRENLGPEAKVRETVSSVVGSLERLPRLIAETERTYSMLVNQGLKLHPETVKAMFPQQNRARRPVPALGWLIAAALAVALYLK